Genomic DNA from Deltaproteobacteria bacterium:
CCAAAGATTACGGCAAGCTCTACGCCCTGGGCGCCCATCCGTTCACGCTCTGGAGTTTCACCGAAGCAGTCTGGGTCCATGAAAAAGGCCGCGAGGCGCTCGTCGCCGATTACAAAGCCCAGGCGGTGAAAGCTGGGTATCCGAGTTTTAAAACCTGAGAGGAAGGCAATAGGCAATAGTTCGGAAAAAGATCAGATCCGAATTCTTACTATTGCCTAATGCCTGTTGCCTCGTATATTCCATCCAATCGCTCACTCCGCTGACCAAATCCGAAATCACCAACAGGTGCGATAAATTGTTTTTCTCTGCGTCGCGAATCACATGGGGCGGCTCGCCGCCGGCTTGGATGTCGCGGATGGCTTTTTCCATGAGCTTGCGCGCCGCGACGATGGCGATGTCCGACGACACGATATTTTCCTGAGTGCGGTTTTGCACCGCGCCCTGGCTGCCGGTAGCGAAGGCATCGTGACTTTGAAAGCCGCTGCCCATGCCTGTGTAAGTTTGCGTCTGCATCGACGCGCGGTCTTGCATGAAATTATTAGTTTCGTTGCGCACCGGCCGGTAGTGCTCGTCAATTTCACTACGCGCCTTGGCGATCGCCGCGGAATCCAGCGGCTCTTCCCGATTGAAAAAGAAGCAATACTTCCAATGATGCGTGTCGTCGATCGGTACATGCCAGTTGATGCCATAACCTTGTCCGCCGGTTTGCCCGGGAAAGGTGCTCAAATTGGGCAGGACGAAGTTCGACACGCGCAAATAAATTTTATCGCCGCCCATCTGGCGCACGGAATAAATGCGCACGCCGAAGTCAGTGATCTCAACCTCCAGCGCCGGCGGCTGAGCTTTGGCGATTAGATTGTAATGCGACTCATCGCTGCCGCGCACGCCGGTGTAGCTCTCTTCTTTATGTTCGAGAAACTTGTGCAGAAACGACAGATGCACCGGATCGATGTTGCCTTCATTGGCCTGCAGGTAGTTGCATTCATGATAAACTTTGTAGACGCAGACGTGATCGGTCGGCTGATTGAGAAATTCATAGTTGGGCAACAGCGGCGCTTCGCCCGGTCCCATGTAAGTAAAAATAATTCCGCCACGCTCCTGGCACGGATAAGCCAGATGATGAATCTGGTCGCGATTGACGCCGCAGCCGGGTTCGCCGGGCTGTTCCAAACAACGGCCGTGAATATCGTAGAGCCAGCCATGATAAAGACAGCGCAGCCCGCCGTCTTCGATGCGTCCGTAACTCAAGTCCGTGCCGCGGTGCGAACAGTGAATGCCGAGCAAGCCGATGCGTCCCTGATCGTCGCGAAACAACGCCAACTCTTCACCGAGAATTTTCACCGGCAGCGGCGCGCCGCCGGCGGGCAATTCTTCCGCCAGGGCCACCGGCTGCCAATAACGGCGCAGCAGCTCGCCGGCCCGCGCGCCAGGGCTGGTTTGCGTCAACAGTTGATTTTCTTCGTTGGTGATCATGTCTCGATTATGACCGTCCCTAAATTTATTTCAAAAGCTTCGCAGCCAGCGCGGTCGCCGGCATGCGAATTTTTTTCACCGACGACTCGAGATGGGTTTCTAATTTCAAATAATCATCCACCGTCATCACATCTTTGCATCCCTGGCTGCCGTATTCCTTCAGCCACTCGGTGTTGACGTCGAGGCGGCGCGACCCTTGAGTCATTGCTCTACCGTAAAGTTCTTGGCCCTCTTTACTGAGCAGCCAGTTGACAAAAATCTTGGTGGCATTCGGATGGGGCGGATTTTTAACCACGCTGATCACGCCGCTGCCGTTGTTGGCGTGGGCGCCCTCTTTGATGCGCGACACCGGCTTCACCGGCAGCCCGGCTTTTATGAACGGCTCATAAGTGTAATGACTCAAGCCGACGGTGAAGGCGAGCTTGCCCTTGGCCAAACTGTCCGCCATTTGACGCTGGTTTTGCGTGATCAACATCTCTTGCTGCGCCAGCTTAGTCAAAAACTCTT
This window encodes:
- a CDS encoding aromatic ring-hydroxylating dioxygenase subunit alpha, producing the protein MITNEENQLLTQTSPGARAGELLRRYWQPVALAEELPAGGAPLPVKILGEELALFRDDQGRIGLLGIHCSHRGTDLSYGRIEDGGLRCLYHGWLYDIHGRCLEQPGEPGCGVNRDQIHHLAYPCQERGGIIFTYMGPGEAPLLPNYEFLNQPTDHVCVYKVYHECNYLQANEGNIDPVHLSFLHKFLEHKEESYTGVRGSDESHYNLIAKAQPPALEVEITDFGVRIYSVRQMGGDKIYLRVSNFVLPNLSTFPGQTGGQGYGINWHVPIDDTHHWKYCFFFNREEPLDSAAIAKARSEIDEHYRPVRNETNNFMQDRASMQTQTYTGMGSGFQSHDAFATGSQGAVQNRTQENIVSSDIAIVAARKLMEKAIRDIQAGGEPPHVIRDAEKNNLSHLLVISDLVSGVSDWMEYTRQQALGNSKNSDLIFFRTIAYCLPLRF